The window tttgtagtttttttcctttaaaacactgtggattgctacagtgtttccccacacggttttttaatgattttttttgttttttttaattatctttgttgattttatttttttcatattgagctggttgagaatttagcttcatagtttttttctttaaaacactgtgaattgctacagtgtttctccatatgatttttttttgttataattttttttcaaaattatctttatcgattttattatttttaatattgagttggttgagaattacaactgtagATTTCCTCATGAAATACTattgattgctacaatgttttcatgcatggtttttttttccttttatttttttttgttatgattttttccaaatttttctatgttcattttattttttaaatattaatgtggttaaaaatttagttttgtagttttttccttgaaaatattgtggattgcaaCAGTTTTTatccatataatttatttttatttttttaataaatccatGACAACGCACAAACATGCCACAAGCCAGCGGCATCGCGCAGGCATGACATCtagtaatttatgaaaatacgATGGAGAATAGGgataagcaaaaaaaacaaaaaatcaagaaaaataaaaaaaaataaccaaaaaaatcaaaacatgaaagaaacCGATTAGAGTTTTAAAACAACCGACCGGTTCAAAtaggaaaaaaccaagccaaacaaaaaaaccgagccaaactgaaaaaactgagccaaatcggtttgaaccggtttttgttctaaaataaccgaaATGAACTAAAACCGGTTGGTTTGAACCGATTCTGattcagttttgattttttttaaaactagttttgttaattttcttttataaaaaccagTCCAAACCGAAAATAATACGATGAAAATATGAAttcgaaataatttttataatccaTCACTGTCCTTTTTTTTGTGCTtaacaagtatttttaatttttttcagtttaaattgattttcttataattttaaattatattaaaaataatagtttaaaaaaatattattataatatatttttcaaataaaaataattttcaaattcatcGCAATTTTAAACGcgacccctctctctctccccgccAGGTCACACGGGCCAATTGCACGTGGCTCTTCCTGACGTGTACACTTTATCCACCGTTTAACTGTCGGCTCCGTATCCAAGAAAACACCAAAAGGCAAGAAACTTATAACAAACCCTGCCGCGTGCCGACCCCACATGCAGATCCCAAGGAATAATATCTTATtatctttcatttttgttttcgcTCGAACCGACTGGGTGATCTCTACAGTCTACCTTAACACCACAGTCCAAAACAAGTATCGTAAGCAGTGACAAAATCACCTCCCTATGTGAGCCGTTGACACGCACGCTTGCCCACTTCATTACCTGCCACGTTTCACGCAATATTggtgaagaaaagagaaaaaacacgACCACCCACCTGTATTCTAGAAATAATCCCTGCCGAGTCTCCCTCGTtttcccctataaattcatgcCCTTCCCTTGCGTTCTAAGTTTCAGGCGCCGTCACTGTATTAGACCCACCGAAAAGAGACGAAGGGAGAGGCCAAAAAGAATAGGGAGGGAAGTTGGGGTAGAAAggtcaacaacaaaaaaatgacaGCGGCGACACTAGAGTTACCACCAGGTTTCAGGTTCCATCCAACGGATGAGGAGCTCGTGCTGCACTATCTCTGCCGTAAATGCACATCGCAGCCCATTGCTGTTCCTATTATTGCTGAAGTTGATCTCTACAAGTTTGACCCATGGGATCTCCCGGGTAATGAGCTCTTCTTGTTTTAATCCTGCTCTTTAATTCACCAGTTGATTACAAGTTTTCATCCTTCTTGTTATTTGTTATGCCAAATTACAGGTATGGCCTTGTACGGAGAAAAGGAATGGTACTTTTTTACGCCGAGGGACAGGAAGTACCCTAACGGATCGAGACCGAATCGTGCTGCGGGGAGGGGCTACTGGAAAGCCACGGGAGCCGACAAGCCGATCGGGCAGCCAAAGACAGCTGGGATCAAGAAAGCTTTGGTATTTTACGCAGGAAAAGCTCCCAAGGGAGAGAAAACGAACTGGATCATGCACGAGTATCGCCTAGCCGAGGTGGATCGCTCCGTTCGCAAGAAGAACAGCTTAAGGGTATACTCGTCACCCCAACCATAGATAGGGACAGTTTCGACATTTACATGCATGAGATGGTTCCAAATATGGACGTCGAGGTTGAAATGACAGCTTTGGCCTTTCCATGACGATACTTGGATTTACCAATCATCAACCTAattaatcacatattttttgcaAAAATTGTGGTCTTAAATTTGGTGGCCCGCAGATGCTGCTTggcttaaatttattattatttttttaatgagggTAGCCGTGACTGTTACTGTCACACCAGCAAAGTTGAAGCCATCATTTTAGTTCTTTTAATTCCAGTCAAGGAAAATATTCGTCCTTATCTCTTCGTTGGATAAGACtggatttaatttcattttgtgTGCTCTGATTCTGATGATCATTCGGCTAAACCAACGGTCCTGATTGTTTGCAGCTGGACGATTGGGTACTCTGTCGCATACACAACAAGAAAGGCACAATTGAGAGGCAAGGGCAGCATCTTAGCGTCAAGAAAGAGAATCCGACGGAGATTGCCGAGGAGGATGAGAAGAAGTCGGTGGTTATGCTGCCGCCACCACCAGCCCCGTCCTCGGCGACAGGAACGGTGAATGATTACGTGTATTTCGACACGTCAGATTCTGTGCCGAGGCTGCACGCAGATTCGAGCTGCTCGGAGCATGTGGTGTCGCCAGAATTCACGTGCGAGGTGCAGAGCAATCCTTATAATTACTTGGATGCCACCATGGATATTCCGTTCCCGTCTCAATTTCAGGGGAATCATCAGATGTCGCCGCTTCAGGACATGTTCATGTATCTGCAGAAGCCGTTTTGAAGTAATAATTATGGGAATTGACTGTGTTGGAGGGCCATCGCACGGTAACACGAGACTGAAAGTCTATGAGTGTGCGCGTGCGAGAGCGCACGTAGATAAGAATTAACACGAGACTGATCGGTGATGAATTTGGATTCTGGGTGGGGGTGTTAGGTGTAGTCCAGTAGCCGCTACTCTGTATAGATGTGGTAGATTCAGGGAACGACCTTGTTGAGGGTATAATtggatttatattttgtaacagCAGGCTTGCTTTCCTTTGGTGGAATCTTATtacagttattattattattaatctgcACGTATATCATTTGTCCAATCTGTgtttttaattagttaattccctcttcagtttttttttttttggaaagccTTCTCTGTCTCTTTAATAATTAGCGCTTGCGTGAAAGACTTTTGCCTTTGCGTTCGTGTTCCGGTTCGTTCCAAAACCGTTGAAAAAACCGTGCGTGTGTAGACGGAACATGCATAATTGTTGTTGACGATGATTTTCACTTAAACCATTGAATATCAATGTTGGAAAATCAATCAAGgtctaatctctctctctcaccccAAGTCAAGAAACTAGCCGTCGGCACATTGTTAGTTCAATTCAGGACTTTCTGCCCCATGATAAAAGCGTGGAATCTAAGGTTGCTCCCACATCGGCACATGGGCGGCTAc is drawn from Populus nigra chromosome 5, ddPopNigr1.1, whole genome shotgun sequence and contains these coding sequences:
- the LOC133694999 gene encoding NAC domain-containing protein 2-like, with amino-acid sequence MTAATLELPPGFRFHPTDEELVLHYLCRKCTSQPIAVPIIAEVDLYKFDPWDLPGMALYGEKEWYFFTPRDRKYPNGSRPNRAAGRGYWKATGADKPIGQPKTAGIKKALVFYAGKAPKGEKTNWIMHEYRLAEVDRSVRKKNSLRLDDWVLCRIHNKKGTIERQGQHLSVKKENPTEIAEEDEKKSVVMLPPPPAPSSATGTVNDYVYFDTSDSVPRLHADSSCSEHVVSPEFTCEVQSNPYNYLDATMDIPFPSQFQGNHQMSPLQDMFMYLQKPF